The genomic region AACTGACCGGCTCAACGGTGAAATTCGGCGCCAAGGTGAAACTCGTCGACGAAGACACCGACGAGGAAAAGACCTGGCAGATCGTCGGGGACATGGAGGCCGATGTCCGCCTCGGCCGCATCTCGATCTCCTCGCCGATCGCACGTGCCCTGATCGGCAAGAGCGTCGGCGATTCCGTCGAGGTTGCGGCTCCCGGAGGCGCGCACAGCTACGAGATCCTCGAGATCGTCTACGGCTGAGCACCCTCAGAGGGGTTTTCTACTCAAAGAGCGCGCCGGCACCGTCTTGCAGCCTATGGCGCGCTCCTGCTAACTGGCCCGCCTGACCTTAAGGCGGGCATTGCCATGATCGATCTTTACACCTGGACCACTCCGAACGGCCGCAAGGTCTCCATCGCTCTTGAGGAGATGGGGCTCGCCTATGAGGTCTATCCCATCGACATCATGGCGGACGAGCAATTCCGGCCGCAATTTCTCAAGATCAGCCCGAACAACAAGATCCCGGCGATCGTCGATCACGAGGGCGGCCAGGCGCTGATGGAATCGGGAGCCATCCTCCTCTATCTTTCAGAAAAGACCGGCAAATTCATGCCGACCGACGAGGCCGGCCGCTGGCGGGCGATGGAATGGCTGATGTGGCAGATGGGCGGGTTCGGCCCCATGCTCGGTCAGGCGCATCATTTCTTGAAGTTCAATCCCGGCAAGGCCCCCTACGCGGAGGAGCGTTACGCCAAGGAGGCTGCGCGCCTCTACAAAGTGCTCGATACGCAGCTCGCAGAGCACGATTATCTCGCCGGGGCCTATTCGATCGCGGACATGGCCGTCTGGCCCTGGGCGTCACGCTTCGAGTGGCAGGGGATCGATCTCGGCGATTTCCCGCATGTGCGCGATTGGTATCTGCGTATCGCCGACCGGCCCGCCGTCCAACGCGGCTACGATGTGCCGAAAAAGGACCAGGGCATTCCGCTGCCCTGACGGATCGGCGCAGCAAAGCGTAACGCTCCGCGCCCGCAGGCGCGAAGCTTCGATTTCCTGATGAGACTACTGCGTGCCGGCGTTCCCGCGTCGCACATCCACATCCGACGCACGGATTTCGTGCGCGGCCTCCATCAATTTGGCGGCCGCGCTGGCGCACGAATCCGCGCTCTCTTTCGGTGAGCACGTCACGCGGATCGTCGTATCGCCCTGGCGCAGTCTGAAGCTTGTGCCACCTTTGGCCATGCCATGCCCGCGATGGCCGTGCCACTTCATGCCGTGGTGGCCGCCGGGCCCCATGGCCGCAGGGCCGGGGCCCCTCTGACGCCAGCCGCCAGGTCCGGGTCGCTGCATCGGCTGTTGCCCTGCCCAATCGCCCGGATAGCCCCGGCCACCGCCATACCAATCATTACCAGGCCCATTCCCGGGCCCCATTCCGGCGCTGGGCGCCATCATGCAATTGCCCGGGCCCCAGCCGCCATAACCAGGCCCGCCCCAGCCGGAGCCACCCCAGCCAGAGCCGTAACGTTGCATCGGTG from Rhodopseudomonas julia harbors:
- the greA gene encoding transcription elongation factor GreA, coding for MEKIPMTAAGHAQLESELKRLTSEERPRIIQAISEARAHGDLSENAEYHAAKEQQSLNEGRIAELEDKLSRADIIDVSKLTGSTVKFGAKVKLVDEDTDEEKTWQIVGDMEADVRLGRISISSPIARALIGKSVGDSVEVAAPGGAHSYEILEIVYG
- a CDS encoding glutathione S-transferase family protein, with protein sequence MIDLYTWTTPNGRKVSIALEEMGLAYEVYPIDIMADEQFRPQFLKISPNNKIPAIVDHEGGQALMESGAILLYLSEKTGKFMPTDEAGRWRAMEWLMWQMGGFGPMLGQAHHFLKFNPGKAPYAEERYAKEAARLYKVLDTQLAEHDYLAGAYSIADMAVWPWASRFEWQGIDLGDFPHVRDWYLRIADRPAVQRGYDVPKKDQGIPLP